From the Rhodoferax mekongensis genome, one window contains:
- a CDS encoding WavE lipopolysaccharide synthesis family protein — MIANHRITLVIQGPMVSAGNSGAGTQTQAFDCNTNVQRLIDTTRAVVDGYVLSTWHGQAVTVRDEKLEVLQLQDPGPQQTFFSDAPNNELRQAYGCLEGVRQAIGRFSPDYILRVRTDQYVDIPTLLDHMLQVDELFDDFRASGQSGFLFFPNMLSWSPYSVGDFFIGGHASDMLRFFDSQVRYSKHSLVNAKPWVHSDIILRHAYGNLRGKLDVPEDRYFPNLVPAFRLDLHAPPSNFKYHPEMLSLWRELLNHSISLFPRAATDKLEWRGARFETGRHSAGEFYQEWLEARKDVEAWMRKMQPNLYSTDHQLGTLNHFLNFCPEKALELQVGHPTRRRYLYQGARTVFSLLTGKMPRDEWAVRLWLRWQRLLTHSRRRNT; from the coding sequence ATGATCGCCAACCACCGTATCACCCTCGTCATTCAGGGGCCCATGGTCTCAGCCGGGAACAGCGGTGCTGGAACCCAGACGCAGGCCTTCGACTGCAATACCAATGTCCAGCGCCTGATCGACACGACGCGCGCGGTGGTTGATGGTTACGTCCTCTCAACCTGGCATGGGCAGGCTGTTACTGTACGGGACGAAAAATTGGAGGTGCTGCAACTGCAAGATCCTGGGCCACAACAGACTTTCTTTTCGGACGCACCGAATAACGAGTTGCGCCAAGCATATGGCTGTCTTGAGGGCGTGCGCCAAGCAATCGGAAGGTTTTCGCCAGACTACATACTTCGAGTCAGAACGGACCAGTATGTCGACATCCCAACACTGCTCGATCACATGCTACAGGTTGACGAATTGTTTGACGACTTCCGTGCTTCGGGACAGTCGGGATTCCTGTTCTTCCCGAACATGTTGAGTTGGTCGCCTTACAGTGTTGGAGATTTCTTTATTGGTGGTCACGCCTCGGACATGCTCAGATTCTTCGATTCACAGGTCCGCTATTCGAAGCACTCATTGGTCAACGCAAAGCCGTGGGTGCATTCGGACATCATTCTGCGTCACGCGTACGGCAATCTACGAGGCAAACTGGACGTACCGGAAGACCGCTACTTCCCTAACCTAGTACCGGCCTTCCGTCTTGATCTCCACGCTCCGCCAAGCAACTTCAAATACCATCCCGAAATGCTGAGTCTGTGGCGCGAGCTACTCAACCACTCCATTTCCCTATTTCCCCGTGCCGCGACGGATAAGCTCGAGTGGCGCGGCGCACGCTTCGAAACAGGCCGTCATAGTGCCGGCGAGTTCTACCAGGAATGGCTTGAAGCACGCAAGGATGTAGAGGCCTGGATGCGGAAAATGCAACCCAATCTGTACAGCACGGATCACCAACTTGGTACCCTAAACCATTTTCTGAACTTCTGCCCCGAAAAGGCTCTCGAATTACAAGTAGGGCACCCAACCCGCCGGCGTTACCTCTATCAAGGCGCACGGACCGTGTTCAGCCTACTGACCGGAAAAATGCCTCGCGACGAATGGGCCGTGCGCCTGTGGCTACGCTGGCAGCGTCTGCTGACGCATAGCCGCAGGCGCAACACCTAA
- a CDS encoding cephalosporin hydroxylase family protein, producing MNPVQQFAEERNQICAALGSSSQAREVTRAWINYAQQSKYSYQFDWMGRPVIQYPQDIVAMQELIWRLKPDLIIETGIAHGGSLIFSASMLAQIDMCEAIESGEKMDPRVSRRKVLGIDIDIRVHNKSAIEAHPMASRIQMIQGSSVAPEIVDQVRAIAKDFQRVLVCLDSNHTHEHVLAELKAYAPMTTIGSYCVVFDTVVEDMPAEMFPDRPWGPGDNPKTAVWEYLKMNKSFEIDRTIPDRYQITVAPDGFLKRVG from the coding sequence ATGAACCCAGTCCAACAGTTTGCTGAAGAAAGAAATCAAATCTGTGCCGCGCTCGGCAGCAGCAGCCAGGCGCGCGAAGTAACGCGCGCCTGGATCAACTATGCCCAACAAAGCAAGTACTCCTACCAGTTCGACTGGATGGGTCGGCCGGTCATCCAGTACCCGCAAGATATCGTGGCCATGCAGGAACTGATCTGGCGACTCAAACCGGATCTGATCATCGAGACGGGCATTGCACACGGTGGTTCGCTGATCTTCAGCGCCTCGATGTTGGCACAGATTGACATGTGCGAGGCGATTGAGAGTGGGGAGAAGATGGATCCTCGCGTATCGCGTCGCAAGGTGCTAGGCATCGATATCGATATCCGCGTGCACAACAAGAGCGCCATCGAAGCCCACCCCATGGCCTCGCGAATCCAGATGATTCAAGGTTCCAGCGTGGCTCCCGAGATCGTGGATCAGGTGCGTGCAATCGCCAAGGACTTTCAGCGGGTACTGGTCTGCCTGGATAGCAATCACACGCATGAACATGTGCTCGCAGAACTCAAGGCCTACGCGCCTATGACAACGATTGGCAGCTATTGCGTGGTATTCGACACGGTAGTTGAAGACATGCCTGCCGAGATGTTTCCTGACCGTCCCTGGGGCCCGGGCGACAACCCCAAGACGGCTGTCTGGGAATACCTCAAGATGAACAAGAGCTTTGAGATTGATCGCACCATCCCCGACCGCTATCAGATCACTGTCGCTCCCGACGGCTTCCTGAAACGAGTTGGGTGA
- a CDS encoding NAD-dependent epimerase/dehydratase family protein produces MKILVTGASGYLGRYILPLLKAAGHEVHAVSSHDRAGDAGVPWEPCDLLAPGQARQLLDRVRPEALIHLAWYAKHGSFWTARENLAWADATAHLLEAFRVSGGRRVVLAGTCAEYDWSQGYCVEDRTPTNPRTLYGKCKDATRQFVQTYCEESGLSYAWGRVFFPYGVGEPAGRLLPSVLRALHQSEPVRCTHGRQFRDFLHVSDVAAALVHLAVGTAESGVFNIASGQPVRLGTVVELCASHFERAEPLQLGAIPVPADDPPMLVGSADKLMATGWRPRVTLEEGIAGYARSYIDKGR; encoded by the coding sequence ATGAAGATTCTTGTTACTGGCGCCAGCGGCTACCTCGGAAGGTACATACTCCCATTGCTGAAGGCAGCTGGCCATGAAGTGCACGCCGTGTCCAGCCACGACCGGGCAGGGGATGCAGGTGTGCCATGGGAGCCTTGTGACCTGCTGGCCCCCGGACAGGCCAGACAGTTACTGGACCGTGTGCGTCCCGAAGCGCTTATTCATCTAGCGTGGTATGCCAAACATGGCAGCTTTTGGACGGCACGCGAGAACCTGGCATGGGCAGATGCTACGGCACACCTGCTGGAGGCGTTCCGTGTCTCAGGAGGGCGTCGCGTTGTGCTGGCCGGCACCTGCGCCGAATACGATTGGTCGCAAGGGTATTGCGTTGAAGACCGAACGCCGACGAATCCGCGTACGCTGTACGGGAAGTGCAAGGATGCAACCCGCCAGTTCGTGCAGACCTATTGCGAAGAAAGTGGACTCTCGTATGCTTGGGGTAGGGTGTTCTTTCCCTACGGAGTTGGTGAGCCTGCCGGACGCCTGCTGCCTTCGGTGCTGCGTGCGCTGCACCAGAGTGAGCCGGTGCGGTGCACCCACGGGCGCCAGTTTCGCGATTTCCTTCATGTGAGCGATGTCGCGGCAGCGCTGGTGCACTTGGCCGTTGGGACGGCCGAGTCAGGTGTCTTCAATATTGCCTCCGGGCAGCCCGTGCGCCTGGGCACGGTGGTAGAGCTCTGTGCGTCGCATTTCGAGCGCGCTGAGCCCCTACAGCTTGGTGCGATACCCGTCCCGGCTGACGACCCACCAATGCTTGTAGGCAGTGCGGACAAGCTGATGGCGACGGGTTGGCGCCCGCGGGTTACGCTTGAAGAAGGTATTGCAGGCTATGCAAGGTCATATATTGATAAAGGAAGATGA
- a CDS encoding class I SAM-dependent methyltransferase translates to MKCRHCGTTLVHTFLDLGFAPPSNAYLSTEDLRRPEKYFPLTIMVCDTCWLVQTEDYAQADELFSAEYAYFSSTSTSWLAHAADYARKMTATLGLGADSFVIEVASNDGYLLKNFVAAGIPCLGIEPTASTAAAAEKLGIPVWLEFFGERLGRELTATGKQADLIAGNNVYAHVPDINDFTRGLKAALRQGGTITLEFPHLMRLIDQVQFDTVYHEHFSYLSLYTVGRIFTTCGLRVYDVEQLSTHGGSLRVYGCHDDDARTTTVAVQQLLVQEQQQGLQQLETYLTFQPKADAIKDALLAFLLEQKRLGRKVAAYGAAAKGNTLLNYAGVKPDLLAFVCDAAAAKQHKYMPGSHIPILPPSALQQRHVDYLLILPWNIAAEVRQQYAWLREQGTRFVTAVPTLAID, encoded by the coding sequence ATGAAGTGCCGCCACTGCGGAACAACGCTGGTTCACACGTTTCTTGATCTCGGTTTTGCCCCCCCCTCAAACGCCTACCTGAGCACTGAGGACCTGCGCAGGCCCGAGAAGTACTTCCCGCTCACGATCATGGTGTGCGATACGTGCTGGCTGGTTCAGACGGAGGACTACGCACAGGCTGATGAGCTTTTCAGCGCAGAGTACGCCTATTTTTCAAGCACTTCGACAAGCTGGCTCGCCCACGCGGCGGACTATGCGCGCAAGATGACGGCCACGCTGGGGCTGGGGGCTGACAGCTTTGTCATCGAGGTAGCGTCCAACGACGGTTACCTGCTCAAGAATTTTGTCGCCGCCGGCATTCCCTGTCTTGGCATAGAACCAACGGCCAGCACTGCCGCTGCGGCCGAGAAGTTGGGCATACCTGTCTGGCTCGAGTTTTTCGGCGAGCGCCTGGGGCGCGAACTCACAGCTACAGGGAAGCAGGCGGACCTGATTGCGGGCAACAATGTCTATGCACATGTGCCGGATATCAACGATTTCACGCGCGGCCTCAAGGCAGCGCTCAGGCAAGGCGGGACCATTACGCTGGAGTTCCCGCATCTGATGCGGCTGATCGATCAAGTTCAGTTTGATACCGTCTATCACGAGCACTTCTCATACCTTTCGCTGTACACAGTCGGTCGTATCTTCACGACTTGTGGCCTGCGCGTTTACGATGTCGAGCAACTATCGACCCATGGTGGGAGCTTGCGCGTCTATGGCTGTCACGATGACGACGCCCGCACCACGACAGTTGCAGTGCAGCAATTGTTAGTGCAGGAGCAGCAGCAGGGCTTGCAGCAACTGGAGACGTACCTGACCTTCCAACCCAAGGCAGATGCAATCAAGGATGCCCTGCTGGCATTTCTGCTGGAGCAAAAACGCCTGGGCCGCAAGGTTGCAGCCTACGGAGCGGCCGCCAAAGGCAACACGTTGTTGAACTACGCCGGCGTCAAGCCCGACTTGCTGGCCTTCGTGTGCGACGCGGCGGCGGCCAAGCAGCACAAGTACATGCCCGGCAGCCATATTCCCATCCTCCCACCATCAGCCTTGCAGCAGCGGCATGTGGACTACCTGCTCATCCTGCCGTGGAACATTGCTGCCGAGGTGCGCCAGCAGTACGCATGGCTGCGTGAGCAGGGTACCCGCTTCGTGACGGCGGTTCCGACCCTGGCGATCGACTAG
- a CDS encoding dTDP-4-dehydrorhamnose 3,5-epimerase family protein, translated as MSCFSFTALPIKGLCRVQREHIGDSRGFLSRLFCVDELRAAGWEHPVAQINHTYTARRGTVRGMHFQHPPHAEMKLVSCVRGEVWDVAIDLRAGSPTFLHWYAEHLSEENGSALLIPEGCAHGFQSLTDDAELIYCHSMAYAPQAEGGLNPLDGRLGVSWPLEVVEMSARDSAHPMLDSQFKGLTL; from the coding sequence ATGAGCTGTTTTTCCTTTACTGCGCTGCCGATAAAAGGCCTATGTCGCGTCCAGCGTGAGCACATCGGGGACTCGCGAGGCTTCCTGTCGCGGTTGTTCTGTGTCGATGAACTGCGGGCAGCCGGCTGGGAGCATCCGGTGGCGCAGATTAACCACACATACACGGCCCGTCGCGGCACCGTTCGCGGAATGCATTTTCAGCATCCACCACACGCCGAGATGAAGCTGGTGAGCTGTGTACGTGGCGAAGTGTGGGATGTCGCCATTGATTTGCGTGCCGGCTCGCCGACGTTTCTTCATTGGTATGCAGAGCACCTGTCAGAAGAGAACGGCAGTGCCTTACTGATACCTGAGGGCTGCGCACATGGGTTTCAGTCGCTTACCGATGACGCGGAACTCATTTACTGCCACTCTATGGCTTATGCTCCCCAAGCCGAAGGTGGGCTCAACCCGCTCGATGGGCGCTTGGGAGTAAGTTGGCCCTTGGAAGTCGTGGAAATGTCGGCGCGTGACTCCGCTCATCCCATGCTTGACTCTCAATTCAAAGGTTTGACGCTATGA
- the rfbG gene encoding CDP-glucose 4,6-dehydratase, whose translation MKAASMPSTDFWRGKRVLVTGHSGFKGGWLTLWLHRMGAQVTGISLAPATSPSLFERAGIDALCTSHFIDIRDRQLLTSAVHQAVPEIVFHLAAQPLVRASYRDPLGTFETNVLGTAQVLESLRALSSVRVAVMVTTDKVYRNEEWQWPYRETDPLGGHDPYSASKAASEIVIASYRDAFLAARGVIIGSARAGNVIGGGDWSEDRLIPDAVRAWESGATLQIRRPDATRPWQHVLEPLAGYLVLAERLHDGRAAAGAYNFGPLTSEAASVREVIDIARQAYGAGLVQYGNADAGPHEAGWLALEIAKVRHALGVEPRWALDATVHRTMAWYRNLREGVDARALCEAEIQAYAESQA comes from the coding sequence ATGAAGGCGGCATCTATGCCCTCCACCGACTTCTGGCGCGGCAAGCGGGTGCTGGTCACTGGCCACAGCGGTTTCAAGGGTGGCTGGCTCACACTTTGGCTACACCGTATGGGGGCGCAGGTGACGGGTATCAGCCTTGCACCGGCTACCAGCCCCAGCCTCTTTGAACGTGCAGGTATCGATGCCCTCTGCACAAGCCATTTCATCGATATCCGCGACAGGCAGCTTCTTACGTCGGCAGTACATCAGGCGGTACCGGAGATCGTATTTCACCTCGCTGCGCAGCCACTGGTTCGTGCCAGCTACCGTGACCCCTTGGGCACCTTCGAAACAAATGTTCTCGGAACGGCCCAGGTGCTGGAAAGCCTCCGTGCTCTGTCCAGCGTCCGCGTTGCCGTCATGGTGACCACAGACAAGGTCTATCGCAATGAAGAGTGGCAGTGGCCCTATCGTGAAACGGATCCCCTAGGCGGGCATGACCCCTATAGTGCCAGCAAGGCGGCCAGTGAAATCGTGATCGCCAGCTACCGCGATGCCTTTCTGGCAGCGCGGGGAGTCATCATAGGTAGCGCAAGGGCCGGCAATGTCATAGGTGGTGGGGATTGGTCCGAAGATCGCCTGATCCCGGATGCTGTCCGCGCCTGGGAGTCGGGCGCCACACTTCAAATTCGGCGCCCAGACGCAACGCGGCCATGGCAGCACGTTCTGGAACCCCTGGCGGGCTACCTTGTCCTGGCGGAAAGGCTCCACGATGGTCGTGCTGCAGCAGGGGCCTACAACTTCGGGCCCCTTACAAGTGAGGCTGCGTCGGTCAGGGAAGTCATCGATATTGCCCGCCAGGCTTATGGGGCCGGTCTGGTGCAGTACGGCAATGCCGATGCCGGGCCCCATGAGGCCGGATGGCTGGCGCTCGAGATCGCCAAGGTGCGCCACGCGCTCGGTGTGGAGCCGCGCTGGGCGCTGGACGCAACCGTGCACAGGACCATGGCCTGGTATCGGAATCTGCGCGAGGGTGTGGACGCCCGGGCTTTGTGCGAGGCCGAGATCCAAGCCTACGCGGAGTCGCAGGCATGA
- the rfbF gene encoding glucose-1-phosphate cytidylyltransferase, which yields MKAVILAGGLGTRISEETHLKPKPMIEIGGKPVLWHIMKTYSAHGVNDFIICCGYKGYVIKEYFANYFLHMSDVTFDMASNQMEVHQRKAEPWRVTLVDTGDETMTGGRLRRVQEYVRDEDAFCFTYGDGVSDIDITRELAFHKQHGRWATVTAVQPPGRYGALQMKGERVAGFAEKPRGDGGLINGGFFILSPRCIDLIPGDATSWEAEPLSRLAAQGELMAFRHDGFWQPMDTLREKNMLEELWAGGNAPWKVWS from the coding sequence ATGAAAGCAGTGATACTTGCGGGCGGTCTGGGGACACGTATCTCCGAAGAGACGCATCTCAAACCGAAACCGATGATCGAAATCGGCGGCAAACCTGTGCTCTGGCACATCATGAAGACCTACTCAGCCCATGGGGTGAATGACTTCATCATCTGCTGCGGCTACAAGGGCTACGTAATCAAGGAATACTTCGCGAACTACTTTCTGCACATGTCAGATGTGACGTTCGACATGGCAAGTAACCAAATGGAGGTTCATCAGCGCAAGGCAGAACCCTGGCGTGTGACCCTGGTCGATACCGGGGACGAGACCATGACCGGTGGCCGCCTCAGGCGAGTGCAAGAGTATGTCCGGGATGAAGACGCTTTTTGCTTTACCTATGGGGATGGGGTATCGGACATTGACATTACGCGCGAGTTGGCTTTTCACAAGCAACACGGCCGATGGGCTACCGTCACGGCCGTACAGCCTCCGGGGCGCTATGGGGCGTTGCAGATGAAAGGCGAGCGCGTCGCCGGATTTGCCGAAAAGCCCAGGGGGGACGGGGGACTCATCAATGGTGGATTTTTCATACTGTCGCCCAGATGCATAGATTTGATCCCTGGTGATGCGACAAGCTGGGAAGCCGAGCCTTTGAGTCGACTTGCCGCCCAAGGAGAACTCATGGCCTTCCGGCATGACGGTTTCTGGCAGCCGATGGATACGCTGCGTGAGAAGAACATGCTCGAAGAGCTCTGGGCCGGAGGCAACGCGCCCTGGAAGGTTTGGTCATGA
- a CDS encoding glycosyltransferase family 2 protein, translated as MNNPRLTVVVPTRERADTLRHTLRTLIAQDYQDCEFLVSDNFSQDDTSAVVAEFSDTRLRYVNTGKRLSMAQNWEFALDHARGEFITYIGDDDGFIPGALAGAMRIINTHGGLALVWEKAEYCWPDYIDAGMRNSVSTRVTDFSLTHLSGAEERVRVLAFKTGYTRLPCLYNGIVARQCMLDLKKSSDNGVFFNAISPDAYSAIALSVRLGKYLSSNYPFSVSGASRHSNGTSFMKRGTDGKEDNPTTKFYSENPLSYDERLLLAPSIPVVVMGEYLLIKQHMPSLGLSEPDWGLYVKKLVKDAGDSARPSAVLRSARHTAGKLGLNLTAPDIPDPEPMTATARTSLEGGVMHLRPSTQLVENIFDACLLVATLAGDPEWVKYSSKSINGRSWVPKIFRKTH; from the coding sequence ATGAATAATCCGAGATTGACGGTGGTTGTGCCAACACGGGAGCGGGCTGATACGCTACGGCACACGTTGCGTACACTGATTGCGCAGGACTATCAGGACTGCGAGTTCCTTGTCAGCGACAACTTCAGTCAGGATGACACGTCTGCGGTGGTCGCCGAGTTCTCGGATACGCGATTACGTTATGTCAACACGGGCAAGCGCCTGAGCATGGCGCAGAACTGGGAGTTCGCGCTGGATCATGCGCGTGGTGAATTCATCACATACATCGGTGATGATGATGGCTTCATCCCTGGGGCGCTTGCCGGTGCCATGCGCATCATCAATACGCATGGCGGGCTTGCGCTGGTCTGGGAGAAGGCCGAGTACTGCTGGCCAGACTACATCGATGCGGGCATGCGCAATTCAGTTTCCACGCGTGTCACGGACTTTTCTCTGACCCACTTGTCGGGAGCTGAGGAGCGAGTCCGAGTACTGGCTTTCAAGACCGGCTACACTAGGCTACCGTGCCTGTACAACGGCATTGTCGCGAGGCAATGCATGCTGGACTTGAAGAAGTCTTCGGACAATGGGGTCTTCTTCAATGCGATTTCCCCAGACGCTTATTCTGCGATTGCCCTCAGTGTGAGGCTCGGGAAGTATCTGTCGTCAAACTATCCGTTTTCGGTCAGTGGTGCATCACGACACAGCAACGGCACATCCTTCATGAAACGTGGCACAGACGGGAAGGAAGACAACCCCACGACCAAGTTCTACTCGGAGAATCCGCTTTCCTATGACGAGCGTCTGCTGTTGGCACCGTCCATTCCGGTCGTCGTGATGGGGGAATATTTGCTGATCAAGCAACACATGCCCTCGCTAGGATTGAGCGAACCCGATTGGGGGCTGTACGTCAAAAAGCTCGTTAAGGATGCCGGCGACTCGGCCCGACCATCCGCGGTTTTGCGGTCCGCAAGGCACACTGCGGGCAAGCTCGGCCTGAACCTGACCGCACCAGACATCCCTGACCCGGAGCCGATGACCGCAACTGCTCGTACCAGTCTGGAAGGCGGTGTCATGCACCTCCGACCAAGTACGCAACTCGTGGAGAACATTTTTGATGCATGCCTGCTTGTGGCAACACTTGCGGGCGACCCAGAGTGGGTCAAGTACTCCTCCAAGTCAATCAACGGCCGATCTTGGGTTCCCAAGATCTTTCGAAAGACCCATTGA
- a CDS encoding glycosyltransferase family 10 domain-containing protein, whose translation MRRVQFVNTAGTAWPWDRQFPSPNGVWKGTQYAFDELKEGQPDWLVVYDGWPAGSEFHTSVPLQRRILVCAEPESFHRYQSHFLRQFGHVITSQSRVKHPGVIRSQVGINWFAGVRFNGVAGPHTAVLRFQDFEVSNPPKTKLCSVVCSTKAVTAGHRARLAFVRQLQAELGDQVDVYGRGFREIADKDEALADYRFHIALENSVQQDYWTEKLADAYLRGCFPIYVGCPNLDAYFPHASYDRIDISHPRRAIARIKEILASDMDHHQAAELAEAKRRVLWEHNIFALLEHVYTQLESSPQKGVLAPLESPVPLLSDHQAKDFKLSRRIKRMLWNLFGKTGR comes from the coding sequence ATGAGGCGCGTTCAATTCGTCAATACAGCAGGCACAGCCTGGCCTTGGGACAGGCAGTTCCCATCACCGAACGGTGTGTGGAAGGGCACGCAATACGCCTTTGACGAATTGAAGGAGGGGCAGCCAGACTGGCTCGTGGTTTACGACGGCTGGCCTGCCGGGAGCGAATTCCACACCTCGGTGCCATTGCAGCGGCGTATTCTGGTGTGTGCTGAGCCGGAAAGTTTCCACCGGTATCAGTCGCACTTTCTGAGACAGTTCGGCCACGTGATCACAAGCCAATCGAGAGTAAAACACCCGGGTGTCATCCGTAGTCAAGTGGGCATCAACTGGTTTGCAGGGGTGCGCTTCAATGGGGTAGCGGGCCCCCACACTGCGGTTCTGCGGTTCCAGGATTTTGAGGTCAGCAACCCGCCGAAGACCAAGTTGTGCTCCGTGGTCTGCTCCACTAAGGCAGTTACAGCGGGGCACCGCGCGCGGTTGGCCTTTGTGCGGCAACTCCAGGCGGAATTGGGCGACCAGGTCGACGTGTACGGACGTGGGTTTAGGGAGATCGCCGACAAGGACGAAGCCTTGGCAGATTACCGCTTTCACATTGCACTGGAAAACTCTGTACAGCAAGACTACTGGACCGAGAAGCTGGCCGATGCCTATCTGCGTGGCTGCTTTCCGATCTATGTAGGATGTCCCAATCTGGATGCGTATTTTCCGCATGCAAGTTACGACCGGATCGACATAAGCCATCCCCGACGTGCAATAGCCCGCATCAAGGAAATTCTTGCCAGCGATATGGATCACCATCAGGCGGCGGAGCTGGCCGAGGCCAAGCGCAGGGTTCTGTGGGAGCACAACATATTTGCCCTGCTTGAACATGTATACACACAGCTTGAGTCTTCCCCACAGAAGGGAGTCCTTGCGCCGCTAGAATCACCTGTGCCCTTGCTTAGCGACCATCAGGCCAAGGACTTCAAGCTGAGCCGACGCATAAAGCGCATGCTCTGGAATCTGTTTGGAAAGACCGGACGCTGA
- a CDS encoding glycosyltransferase family 2 protein: MNHLVPTLSVVVPVHNGALWLAETLTSIYGQTWSDFELILVDDASTDNLREVLSAHPDRRLQVLHLERNAGVAGARNAGIAKARGQYIAFCDADDLCDPRRFELQLAYLQTHPALGACGTAFTCFDTEERETVINPATDADIRHALLRGNCFGMSTMMGRAELFRCHPFDQSAAPTEDYDMWTRLASSGVPLANLSQSLLRYRIHAQQASQQKAQRLDQLARKIRSLYCARLIGADGLVERLQMENIELADMDEAANRILAFCADTREFAPSEFRFMFAWMYQKLPAHGLQPWMAWRRLQSRLGIALNSTYRINTALLALLPRVLTQRHFDTLVKLKR; encoded by the coding sequence ATGAACCACCTAGTTCCCACACTATCGGTTGTCGTGCCTGTGCACAATGGCGCGCTCTGGCTGGCCGAAACTTTGACGTCCATCTACGGGCAAACCTGGTCGGACTTCGAACTCATTCTTGTAGATGACGCTTCGACAGACAACTTGCGCGAAGTGCTGTCTGCGCACCCTGATCGCCGGCTGCAAGTCCTGCATCTCGAGAGAAATGCTGGTGTGGCAGGTGCTCGGAACGCAGGTATTGCCAAGGCGCGTGGGCAGTACATTGCATTTTGTGATGCAGACGATCTGTGCGATCCCCGGCGTTTTGAGCTGCAACTGGCCTATCTGCAGACACATCCGGCCTTGGGAGCCTGCGGTACGGCGTTCACGTGTTTTGATACGGAAGAGCGGGAGACCGTCATCAATCCAGCCACAGATGCGGATATCCGGCACGCGCTACTGCGCGGCAACTGCTTTGGCATGTCGACCATGATGGGACGGGCTGAACTCTTTCGCTGCCATCCATTTGACCAGTCAGCCGCACCGACCGAAGACTACGACATGTGGACCCGACTGGCCAGTTCGGGCGTCCCATTGGCGAACCTGTCGCAAAGCCTGCTGCGCTATCGCATCCACGCCCAGCAGGCCAGTCAACAGAAAGCACAACGTTTGGATCAACTGGCACGCAAGATCCGCAGCCTCTATTGCGCGCGCCTGATCGGCGCAGATGGACTGGTCGAGCGGCTGCAGATGGAAAATATTGAGTTGGCCGACATGGATGAAGCGGCCAACCGCATCCTGGCGTTCTGCGCTGACACCCGCGAATTTGCACCGTCCGAATTCCGATTCATGTTCGCCTGGATGTACCAGAAGCTGCCTGCGCACGGCCTGCAGCCCTGGATGGCGTGGCGCCGCCTGCAGTCCAGGCTGGGGATTGCGCTGAACAGCACCTACCGTATCAATACCGCGTTACTCGCCTTGTTACCAAGGGTGCTGACGCAGCGCCATTTCGATACGCTGGTAAAGCTCAAGCGTTGA
- a CDS encoding alpha-1,2-fucosyltransferase produces MWPRQVIARIEGGLGNQLFQYAAARSLADRLNCELALDLRGLAENGDRPYQLDLYKTRCVIADTALLDRLPPWRSSRASRVRSRIAQCLPDIYSYPVFWPNDFSYDPRFDCIKRPVFMVGYWQTEKYFSWNRSHLLQDLQLRVPLNPRHSVLTRMSSVNSAALHVRRGDYVSNPAAAEFHGTCDTAYYMQAVAELKNRQTDVELFVFSDEPEWARANLKFDVPTHVVDCHTPEQGHLDLELMRHCQHHIIANSSFSWWGAWLCESSGQHVYAPQRWFQDAGTNTSDVIPPRWHIVGAERGRTGTHI; encoded by the coding sequence ATGTGGCCACGTCAGGTTATCGCGCGAATCGAAGGTGGTCTCGGCAACCAGCTGTTTCAGTATGCTGCGGCGAGATCGCTCGCTGATCGCCTGAACTGCGAGTTGGCGCTTGACCTCCGCGGTCTGGCCGAAAATGGCGACCGTCCGTACCAACTGGATCTGTACAAAACCCGTTGCGTCATTGCAGACACTGCATTGCTGGACAGATTGCCGCCATGGCGATCCTCCCGCGCCAGCAGAGTGCGGTCCCGCATTGCGCAGTGCCTGCCGGACATCTACTCCTATCCTGTCTTCTGGCCAAACGACTTTTCTTATGACCCACGCTTTGATTGCATCAAACGCCCAGTCTTCATGGTGGGTTATTGGCAGACGGAAAAGTACTTTTCCTGGAACCGTTCACACCTGTTGCAAGACCTGCAACTCCGGGTGCCATTGAATCCGCGTCATTCGGTTCTGACACGGATGAGTTCTGTAAACAGTGCGGCGCTCCATGTGAGGCGTGGTGATTATGTCAGTAATCCGGCTGCTGCCGAGTTCCACGGCACCTGCGATACCGCGTATTACATGCAGGCAGTTGCTGAGCTGAAGAACAGGCAAACGGATGTGGAACTGTTCGTGTTTTCCGATGAGCCAGAATGGGCACGAGCCAACCTGAAGTTCGATGTGCCGACGCACGTCGTGGACTGCCATACGCCTGAACAGGGGCACCTCGATCTGGAGTTGATGCGTCACTGCCAGCACCACATCATCGCGAACAGCTCCTTTAGCTGGTGGGGCGCCTGGTTGTGCGAGTCCTCTGGACAGCATGTCTATGCTCCCCAGCGCTGGTTTCAAGACGCGGGGACCAACACATCGGACGTCATTCCACCGCGTTGGCACATTGTTGGGGCAGAGCGTGGCCGGACAGGTACGCATATATGA